A part of Pradoshia eiseniae genomic DNA contains:
- a CDS encoding carbohydrate ABC transporter permease, whose amino-acid sequence MKATIWTRPFYYVIAFLFASISLYPIILMVLSSFKPSAEIFMNPLSWPEQFSLDTYRTLLERIPFMTYFYNSVFTSVVSVLLIVITTSLAAFYIARYTFWWNNLLFFFFLMGMMIPIKLGIVPLFLLMKDLGLTNSLWSLIFMYTAQGIPLSILILTGFFRTMPIELEEAARIDGASDLRILWNVLLPIMRPALATVIIINFIQAWNDFFFPLIFISDEMKKTIPVGMLSLFGEYSADWGSLFAGLTLSSLPMIVLFFIASKQFMEGMTAGAVK is encoded by the coding sequence ATGAAAGCAACGATTTGGACAAGGCCATTTTATTATGTGATTGCATTCTTGTTTGCCTCCATTAGCTTGTATCCCATCATATTGATGGTGCTGTCCTCCTTTAAACCGAGTGCGGAGATATTCATGAATCCTCTCTCTTGGCCTGAGCAATTTAGTCTTGATACATACCGGACACTGCTCGAGCGCATTCCTTTTATGACCTACTTCTATAACAGCGTATTTACGAGTGTGGTTTCTGTTCTTCTCATTGTCATTACGACAAGCTTGGCCGCCTTTTACATTGCGCGATATACATTTTGGTGGAACAATCTCCTGTTCTTCTTCTTTTTGATGGGGATGATGATTCCCATCAAGCTTGGGATTGTTCCGCTCTTTTTGTTAATGAAGGATTTGGGATTGACGAACTCTTTATGGTCCTTGATTTTCATGTATACCGCCCAGGGAATTCCTTTATCCATCCTAATTTTGACCGGTTTTTTCCGGACGATGCCTATCGAGCTTGAGGAAGCAGCCCGAATTGATGGAGCCAGTGATTTACGAATCTTGTGGAATGTGTTATTGCCCATTATGCGCCCGGCACTTGCAACCGTCATCATCATCAATTTCATCCAGGCGTGGAATGATTTCTTCTTTCCGCTGATTTTCATTTCAGATGAAATGAAGAAGACGATTCCGGTCGGCATGCTTTCACTCTTTGGTGAGTACTCAGCCGATTGGGGATCCTTGTTTGCGGGTCTGACACTCTCCTCCTTGCCAATGATTGTGCTGTTCTTTATCGCCTCAAAACAATTTATGGAGGGAATGACTGCTGGTGCCGTTAAATAA
- a CDS encoding carbohydrate ABC transporter permease, with amino-acid sequence MQPEPIIAEVRNQQSKKRRRWKIHLLPIPALIIYGLFIVYPLLAALTYSFFDWEGIKQGAFIGLSNYKDLFTLEPFRGMFWNAFGHNILYFVIQMIVQNGIAFLLALVLYQKIRGMEFFKIAYFLPRLLSVIVVGFLWKLILNPNYGALNILLGKFGLESLQKAWLGDPDTALIAIILVNCWFGVGFAVLIFLAGLQAIPHELIEAARLDGARGLTLIRKIMLPLMVPSLMIMTVLTFIQSFEAFELVYAMQGSQGEPYRSTDTLAVYFYRLAFGGSSGDSTAVGLGSALAVVLFIFISSITAIMLKFINKKQIDL; translated from the coding sequence ATGCAGCCGGAACCGATTATCGCAGAAGTGAGAAATCAACAAAGCAAGAAGCGCAGGAGATGGAAGATTCATCTCCTGCCCATTCCCGCCCTTATCATCTATGGGCTATTCATTGTCTATCCTCTTCTGGCCGCTTTAACCTATAGTTTTTTTGACTGGGAGGGAATAAAGCAAGGGGCCTTTATCGGGCTAAGCAATTATAAGGATTTATTTACGCTTGAGCCATTTCGCGGCATGTTCTGGAATGCCTTTGGCCATAATATCCTTTATTTTGTCATCCAAATGATTGTCCAAAATGGCATTGCCTTTTTGCTGGCGCTTGTTCTTTATCAGAAGATACGAGGGATGGAATTTTTTAAGATTGCCTATTTTCTGCCAAGGCTGCTATCAGTGATTGTTGTCGGATTCCTATGGAAGCTGATATTAAATCCGAATTATGGAGCCTTAAATATTTTGTTAGGGAAGTTCGGATTAGAATCCTTGCAAAAGGCGTGGCTTGGTGACCCGGATACAGCCTTAATAGCCATCATTTTGGTGAATTGCTGGTTTGGTGTCGGCTTTGCAGTTCTTATTTTTCTCGCAGGCTTACAGGCCATTCCGCATGAATTGATTGAGGCAGCTAGATTGGACGGGGCTAGAGGATTGACGCTAATCCGAAAAATCATGCTTCCATTGATGGTGCCTTCCTTGATGATTATGACCGTTCTGACCTTTATTCAATCATTCGAGGCATTCGAGCTTGTTTATGCGATGCAAGGCTCTCAAGGAGAACCATATCGCTCGACAGATACACTGGCGGTTTATTTCTACCGATTGGCCTTTGGGGGAAGCAGTGGAGATTCGACGGCTGTAGGTCTTGGGTCCGCACTTGCTGTTGTGCTGTTTATTTTTATCTCGTCTATTACGGCCATCATGCTGAAGTTTATTAATAAGAAGCAAATCGATTTATAG
- a CDS encoding fatty acid--CoA ligase family protein, with translation MNLSTQLHETAAKFTSKPAFIFMDQETSYAELNDAVTRFADGLQSLGIKQGDNVALLLGNSPHFIIGLYSLFRLGATAIPINPTYAPDEISYILTNGDVKAVIMLDLLIPMFEKIDRVLPNIGHYIICPSEAAERPVPEELSISSKMKSFTKVFAQGTSSLAEPTIVKEDTAIILYTSGTTGKPKGAMLSYGNLYSNARDVADYLGINEDDRVITVLPMFHVFCLTVCLNAPLLSGGTLVIIPQFSPKEVFRVARKYEITLFAGVPTMFNYLLQYPEGNADDLQSLRFCISGGSAMPVALLKNFEEKFNVIVSEGYGLSEASPVTCFNPIDRPRKPGSIGTSIINVENKVVNELGEEVPPGQVGELIVKGPNVMKGYYKLPEETAATLKDGWLYTGDLARMDDEGYFYIVDRKKDMVIVGGFNVYPREVEEVLFAHPEIAEVAVIGAPDPNLGEVIRCFVVAKRSSLTEEELIDYCKERLAKYKVPKSIDFMEELPKNTTGKILRRALKNAVLQQS, from the coding sequence ATGAATTTATCAACTCAGCTTCATGAAACGGCAGCCAAGTTTACATCAAAGCCAGCATTTATCTTTATGGATCAAGAAACAAGCTATGCGGAATTGAATGATGCAGTGACACGTTTTGCTGATGGCTTGCAGAGCCTGGGCATAAAACAAGGGGATAATGTGGCGCTGCTATTAGGGAATTCACCTCATTTCATCATTGGCTTATATAGTTTATTCAGGCTTGGAGCGACAGCCATCCCAATAAATCCGACTTATGCGCCGGATGAAATCTCTTACATATTGACCAATGGGGATGTTAAAGCGGTTATTATGCTAGATTTGCTTATTCCAATGTTTGAAAAGATTGATAGAGTTTTGCCGAATATTGGACATTATATCATCTGTCCATCTGAGGCCGCTGAGCGACCTGTGCCAGAAGAACTTTCTATCAGCTCTAAAATGAAATCGTTTACAAAAGTGTTTGCCCAAGGAACAAGCTCCTTGGCTGAGCCTACCATAGTGAAGGAAGATACAGCCATCATCTTATATACATCCGGCACAACCGGAAAACCGAAGGGAGCCATGCTTTCTTATGGTAATTTATATAGCAATGCGCGCGATGTAGCTGATTATTTAGGCATCAATGAGGATGACCGTGTCATCACTGTATTGCCAATGTTTCATGTTTTTTGTTTGACTGTATGTCTAAATGCGCCCTTGCTGAGTGGCGGGACACTTGTCATCATTCCGCAATTCAGTCCGAAGGAAGTCTTTCGTGTGGCGAGGAAATATGAAATTACCTTGTTTGCAGGTGTACCGACGATGTTCAATTATTTGCTGCAGTATCCGGAGGGGAATGCTGATGACTTACAGTCGCTGCGTTTTTGCATATCGGGCGGGTCTGCTATGCCAGTTGCCTTATTAAAGAACTTCGAAGAAAAATTCAATGTCATTGTCTCAGAAGGATATGGACTGTCAGAGGCATCCCCGGTCACTTGCTTCAATCCAATTGACAGACCAAGGAAACCAGGCTCCATTGGTACGTCCATTATCAATGTAGAGAATAAAGTCGTAAACGAGCTCGGCGAAGAAGTGCCGCCTGGACAAGTAGGAGAATTGATCGTTAAAGGGCCGAACGTCATGAAGGGCTATTATAAGCTCCCGGAAGAAACAGCAGCTACTCTCAAGGACGGCTGGCTCTATACAGGCGATCTGGCACGGATGGATGATGAGGGGTACTTCTACATTGTAGATCGCAAAAAAGACATGGTCATTGTCGGCGGCTTCAATGTGTATCCGAGAGAAGTAGAGGAAGTGCTCTTTGCCCACCCTGAGATAGCTGAGGTGGCCGTCATTGGAGCTCCTGACCCAAATCTTGGGGAAGTTATTCGCTGCTTTGTCGTTGCCAAAAGGTCGTCATTGACTGAAGAGGAATTAATCGATTACTGTAAAGAAAGACTGGCGAAATATAAAGTACCAAAATCGATTGATTTTATGGAAGAGCTTCCAAAAAACACAACCGGGAAAATTTTAAGGAGAGCATTGAAAAATGCTGTTTTGCAGCAATCATAA
- a CDS encoding ABC transporter permease: MFTSVFGSVEAGIIYSLMALGVYLSFRILDFPDLTVDGSFVTGAAVAAIMISNGTNPFLASGMALVAGFMAGMVTGLLHTKGRINPLLSGILMMIALYSINLRILGKPNVPLSSEETVFTVFRSWFESLGIDEGLGAFLNTVGLSGFVPSTWSILLPMAIFVLVIKLLLDAFLKTEIGLAIRGTGDNEQMVRSFSVHTDWTKMIGLGLANGLVAFSGGLVAQYNGFADVGMGIGMIVIGLASVIIGEAIFGAKSVVRATLAVIGGAIVYRLVVAFALKVEFLEAGDMKLITAIMVIIALLIPKWVDSYKKFRQKRSRLKLNIQARATGKGGEQLAATKPDQ, encoded by the coding sequence TTGTTTACATCTGTTTTTGGGTCGGTTGAGGCCGGCATAATCTATAGTTTAATGGCTCTAGGAGTCTATTTATCCTTCAGGATATTAGATTTTCCTGATTTGACGGTCGATGGAAGCTTTGTGACAGGAGCAGCGGTGGCCGCAATCATGATCAGCAATGGCACAAACCCTTTCTTGGCATCGGGCATGGCACTGGTTGCAGGATTTATGGCTGGAATGGTGACAGGTCTGCTGCATACGAAAGGCCGAATTAATCCTTTATTATCAGGGATTTTGATGATGATTGCCTTGTATTCTATTAATTTGCGAATCCTTGGTAAGCCAAATGTTCCCCTGTCCTCAGAGGAAACGGTCTTCACCGTCTTTCGCTCATGGTTTGAATCGCTTGGTATTGATGAAGGACTGGGGGCGTTTCTTAATACGGTTGGCCTTTCGGGATTTGTTCCTTCTACTTGGTCCATCCTTTTGCCTATGGCAATCTTTGTATTGGTAATCAAGCTCTTGCTGGATGCCTTCTTAAAAACAGAGATAGGTCTTGCCATTCGCGGAACTGGGGACAATGAACAAATGGTCAGAAGCTTTTCTGTTCATACAGATTGGACAAAAATGATTGGGTTAGGTCTGGCAAATGGGCTAGTAGCTTTCTCTGGAGGGCTTGTCGCTCAATATAACGGATTTGCTGATGTTGGAATGGGAATTGGCATGATTGTCATCGGTCTTGCTTCAGTTATCATTGGTGAGGCAATTTTTGGGGCAAAATCAGTTGTGCGAGCTACGCTTGCTGTCATTGGCGGTGCCATTGTTTACAGGCTTGTAGTTGCGTTTGCTTTGAAGGTTGAATTTTTGGAAGCGGGTGATATGAAGCTGATTACCGCTATCATGGTTATCATTGCACTACTTATCCCTAAATGGGTCGATTCCTATAAGAAATTTCGACAGAAACGCAGCCGCTTGAAGCTGAACATCCAAGCGAGAGCAACTGGAAAGGGAGGCGAGCAGCTTGCTGCAACTAAACCAGATCAGTAA
- a CDS encoding ABC transporter ATP-binding protein, whose product MLQLNQISKVFNEGSPDEKIALKDVNLELNEGDFVTIIGSNGAGKSTLMNLISGKLLPDFGSVYINGDNVTGMGEHKRARKIGRVFQDPLAGTAPHMTIEENLAIAYARTKRVGFRFGVTNKRRILFKEKLAELHLGLEDRLSAKVGLLSGGERQALSLLMATFTEPDILLLDEHTAALDPSRAALITDLTKQLVERHRLTTLMVTHNMQQALDLGSRLIMMDGGEIIYEADTVVKQTLTVEKLLAEFQKLKRDSSISDRSLLG is encoded by the coding sequence TTGCTGCAACTAAACCAGATCAGTAAAGTGTTCAATGAAGGGTCTCCGGATGAAAAGATCGCCTTGAAGGATGTTAATCTGGAACTGAACGAAGGAGATTTCGTGACGATCATCGGCAGTAACGGCGCCGGTAAATCAACCCTGATGAATTTGATTTCCGGAAAGCTGCTCCCTGATTTCGGGAGCGTATATATTAACGGTGATAATGTGACAGGCATGGGAGAGCATAAACGGGCACGCAAGATTGGCAGAGTCTTTCAGGATCCGCTTGCTGGTACGGCCCCTCATATGACTATCGAAGAGAATTTGGCAATTGCCTACGCACGTACGAAAAGAGTCGGCTTTAGGTTTGGGGTGACCAATAAGAGGAGAATACTCTTTAAAGAAAAGCTGGCTGAGCTGCATCTTGGGCTGGAAGATCGGTTGTCAGCCAAAGTCGGTCTTCTCTCAGGAGGGGAGCGGCAGGCGCTGTCTCTATTGATGGCAACCTTCACAGAACCGGATATCCTGCTTCTTGATGAGCATACGGCTGCCTTAGATCCCTCAAGAGCTGCCTTGATTACAGACCTTACAAAGCAGCTGGTTGAAAGGCATAGGCTTACGACACTGATGGTCACTCATAATATGCAGCAGGCGCTAGACCTTGGAAGCAGACTGATCATGATGGACGGTGGGGAAATCATTTATGAGGCAGACACAGTTGTCAAACAAACACTAACGGTTGAGAAGCTGTTGGCAGAGTTCCAGAAACTTAAGCGTGATTCTTCCATATCTGATAGGAGCCTGCTTGGTTAA
- a CDS encoding ABC transporter substrate-binding protein, translating into MKKKWLGLTLAVGVSMIVTACGSDDSSSGEKEEAFEVGISQYVEHPSLDEATKGFKKAIEDAGLEVKFDEQNAQGDATNNQTIATNFAGDGVDLIFANATPSALSAANATKDIPVVFTSVTDPVGAELVKDFEKPDKNVTGTTDSHPDAIPNTVKLMADMGYKKIGTVYNSGEQNSEVQVKQAEEEAKKNGLTLQKVSVATSAEVKQAAESLAGKVDAIFIVTDNTVVSALESVTSVAEAEKIPLFVGELDSVERGGFAAYGFSYYDIGYQAGEQAVEILKDDKEVKDIPVEVPGDLKLVINKSAAEKMGVDVESIKEEAEYIE; encoded by the coding sequence ATGAAAAAGAAATGGTTGGGGCTAACACTAGCAGTGGGGGTTTCAATGATTGTGACAGCCTGCGGATCTGATGATAGCTCATCTGGAGAGAAAGAAGAGGCGTTTGAGGTAGGTATTTCACAATATGTTGAGCATCCATCATTGGATGAAGCAACGAAAGGATTTAAAAAGGCTATTGAGGACGCTGGTCTTGAGGTGAAGTTTGATGAACAAAATGCACAAGGGGATGCAACAAACAATCAGACAATCGCAACCAATTTTGCTGGAGATGGGGTAGATTTAATCTTTGCTAATGCAACGCCTAGTGCCCTTTCAGCAGCTAATGCGACAAAAGATATTCCCGTTGTCTTCACATCGGTGACAGACCCAGTAGGTGCCGAACTAGTGAAAGACTTTGAAAAGCCGGATAAGAATGTGACGGGCACAACAGATTCACATCCTGATGCAATTCCCAATACAGTGAAGCTAATGGCCGATATGGGGTATAAAAAAATCGGCACGGTTTATAATTCTGGTGAGCAAAACTCAGAAGTACAGGTGAAACAAGCAGAGGAAGAGGCAAAGAAAAATGGCCTTACGCTGCAAAAGGTATCTGTTGCGACATCTGCCGAGGTGAAACAGGCAGCTGAATCCCTGGCAGGAAAAGTCGATGCCATCTTTATTGTGACGGACAATACGGTTGTTTCCGCTCTTGAATCAGTTACTTCTGTTGCGGAGGCGGAAAAAATCCCTCTCTTTGTTGGAGAGCTTGATTCAGTAGAAAGAGGCGGATTTGCTGCCTATGGTTTCAGCTACTATGATATCGGCTACCAGGCGGGCGAACAGGCAGTGGAAATTCTAAAGGATGATAAAGAAGTGAAGGACATTCCGGTTGAAGTGCCTGGAGATTTGAAGCTAGTCATTAATAAATCTGCTGCTGAGAAGATGGGAGTCGACGTCGAGAGTATTAAAGAAGAGGCTGAATATATAGAATAG
- the murQ gene encoding N-acetylmuramic acid 6-phosphate etherase — protein sequence MNEGQRKMVTEMKNENSEGLHLFSTMEIIELMNREDKTVAAAVEKALPQIKAAIDAAVSRLENGGRLYYIGAGTSGRLGVLDASECPPTFGVPAELVNGIIAGGEMAVRIPVENAEDNCEEGRMIVKELLVKEDVLVGIASSGRTPYVLGAIEQANELGCQTIGFSCNLQTKLSKAADIMIEVPVGPEIITGSTRLKAGTAQKMVLNMISTAVMIKLGKVYGNLMVNVQATNEKLRKRSISIIQDITGADESLARQMNEKAKGNTRAAILMILYKLSYEQACKELTKHGNHFPKAMIALENQQ from the coding sequence ATGAATGAGGGACAACGAAAAATGGTTACGGAGATGAAAAACGAAAATTCAGAGGGACTGCATCTTTTCTCGACCATGGAAATTATCGAATTGATGAATCGGGAGGATAAGACAGTTGCCGCTGCTGTTGAAAAGGCGCTCCCGCAAATAAAAGCTGCCATAGATGCGGCTGTCAGCCGTCTCGAAAACGGAGGGCGCCTCTATTATATTGGTGCCGGAACCAGCGGCAGGCTTGGTGTTCTCGATGCATCTGAATGTCCCCCAACCTTTGGAGTACCAGCCGAATTGGTGAATGGAATCATTGCTGGCGGTGAGATGGCTGTAAGGATACCAGTGGAGAATGCAGAGGATAATTGTGAGGAAGGACGAATGATTGTCAAGGAGCTGCTGGTGAAAGAGGATGTGCTTGTCGGTATCGCTTCGAGCGGGCGAACACCTTATGTGCTCGGAGCCATTGAGCAGGCAAATGAATTAGGCTGCCAGACAATCGGATTTTCCTGTAATTTGCAGACAAAGCTCTCTAAAGCGGCTGATATTATGATTGAAGTACCTGTAGGGCCGGAAATCATAACGGGCTCAACAAGGCTGAAGGCTGGTACGGCACAGAAGATGGTCTTGAATATGATTTCAACCGCAGTGATGATTAAATTAGGCAAGGTATACGGGAATCTGATGGTGAATGTACAAGCCACAAATGAAAAGCTGCGCAAAAGGTCCATATCTATTATTCAGGATATAACGGGTGCAGATGAATCACTTGCCAGGCAAATGAATGAGAAGGCAAAGGGCAATACACGAGCCGCTATTTTGATGATTCTGTATAAGCTTTCCTATGAGCAGGCGTGTAAGGAATTAACGAAGCATGGGAACCATTTCCCGAAGGCGATGATTGCTTTGGAAAATCAGCAGTAA
- a CDS encoding AzlC family ABC transporter permease, giving the protein MQELQAGYVKTSDFMNGLRAGVSIAIGYFPVAVTFGLLSKSSGLSLAETFSMSLIVYAGAAQYIALNLLSLGIGIAEIIMATFILNSRHFLMSASIQARAAKEPLWKKLIYAFGITDETFSVASMKSGKITAGFMFGLGGIAYVSWLLSTLLGYLFGASLPDVLKESMGIALYAMFIALLMPALSKSRKILTLALSGAGLNFLFTYFEFLTTGWSLIVSALLASIGVEWMYGNRKGRNAA; this is encoded by the coding sequence ATGCAAGAACTGCAGGCAGGCTATGTGAAGACCTCTGACTTCATGAATGGCCTAAGGGCTGGAGTGAGCATTGCAATTGGGTATTTTCCAGTCGCTGTCACCTTTGGTCTCCTGTCCAAATCATCTGGGCTGTCCTTGGCAGAGACTTTTTCTATGAGCCTCATTGTCTATGCTGGGGCTGCACAATACATAGCGTTAAACTTATTATCACTTGGGATAGGAATTGCTGAAATTATCATGGCTACCTTTATCCTCAACAGCAGGCACTTCTTGATGTCTGCTTCTATACAGGCAAGAGCGGCAAAGGAACCGCTATGGAAAAAGCTGATTTATGCCTTTGGGATTACAGATGAAACATTTTCAGTCGCTTCCATGAAATCTGGCAAGATTACTGCAGGATTTATGTTTGGTCTTGGTGGGATTGCCTATGTTAGCTGGTTATTGAGTACACTGCTCGGATATCTGTTTGGGGCAAGCCTGCCGGATGTGCTTAAGGAGAGTATGGGAATAGCGCTATATGCTATGTTTATCGCCCTGCTTATGCCGGCACTTTCCAAGAGCCGAAAAATCTTAACCTTAGCACTGAGCGGTGCGGGGTTGAATTTTCTATTCACCTATTTTGAGTTTCTGACAACAGGCTGGTCACTAATCGTATCTGCTCTGTTGGCATCTATTGGAGTGGAATGGATGTATGGAAATCGAAAGGGGAGAAATGCAGCATGA
- a CDS encoding N-acetylglucosamine kinase, giving the protein MPLNKEIILAIDGGGTKTDLAAGDINGNIGFLVSGPSTNLKSRPAAKVKEDLFRMLDSLFRNIGDRSNDIAGVSVAAAGGDRPEDQAKWKEWFHQYGIKPKSITVMNDCLAPLAAATKKREGLVLIAGTGSIAYYFKKNGETIRAGGWGYLFGDEGSGYDIGNQALRRVLKEHDGRRYDGGALSLPVLEHFGLEHPMELITHLYEASYPREAIASLGRKVIELASAGNKDALEIMLEAIHELEMLLSAIHAKDEESKNSSLVISGGLFQSAFFKEAFESSIKGTGAVQTIVQADYPPVIGAYICALLDLVGDIPDKVEKSIEMSWQTAKRIKIDGGLDNE; this is encoded by the coding sequence GTGCCGTTAAATAAGGAAATCATTCTTGCAATTGATGGGGGAGGGACTAAGACAGACTTGGCGGCAGGCGACATAAACGGCAATATCGGTTTTCTGGTAAGTGGCCCTTCAACAAATTTAAAATCTAGGCCAGCCGCTAAGGTGAAGGAAGACCTCTTTCGAATGCTCGATAGCCTGTTTAGGAATATAGGTGATCGCTCAAATGATATTGCGGGTGTGAGCGTGGCTGCAGCCGGTGGAGATAGACCTGAAGATCAAGCAAAATGGAAAGAGTGGTTTCATCAATATGGAATTAAGCCTAAGTCTATCACGGTCATGAATGATTGCCTTGCGCCGCTTGCGGCAGCGACTAAGAAAAGGGAAGGACTGGTCTTAATCGCTGGCACTGGTTCTATCGCCTATTATTTTAAGAAAAATGGGGAAACAATCAGAGCGGGAGGCTGGGGATATTTATTTGGTGATGAGGGCAGCGGCTACGATATTGGCAATCAAGCCTTGCGCCGTGTCCTAAAGGAGCATGATGGGAGGAGATATGATGGAGGGGCTTTATCTTTGCCGGTATTGGAGCATTTCGGGCTCGAGCATCCGATGGAGCTTATTACTCATCTATATGAAGCAAGTTACCCGAGGGAAGCCATCGCAAGTCTTGGAAGAAAAGTCATAGAACTGGCGAGTGCAGGAAATAAAGATGCGCTGGAAATAATGTTGGAGGCCATTCATGAGTTAGAGATGCTTCTGTCGGCTATTCATGCGAAGGATGAGGAAAGCAAGAATAGCTCACTCGTAATCTCTGGCGGGCTGTTTCAGTCGGCTTTCTTTAAGGAAGCATTCGAATCATCTATCAAAGGTACTGGAGCGGTTCAGACGATCGTTCAAGCAGACTATCCTCCAGTCATTGGAGCTTATATATGCGCTCTGCTGGATTTGGTCGGCGATATTCCTGATAAGGTCGAAAAGAGTATAGAGATGTCCTGGCAAACTGCTAAAAGAATAAAGATAGATGGAGGCCTGGATAATGAATGA
- a CDS encoding AzlD domain-containing protein, translating to MSVSIFILILGMGIATYLPRMLPFWLFKEGSLPPFWMRVLENIPYATLGALIFPGVLYIQENIWVGLVGGFSAVVISLLGANVIVVVLGSIAVLAGLSMYM from the coding sequence ATGAGTGTTTCCATTTTCATTTTGATACTGGGGATGGGGATTGCAACCTATCTTCCTCGCATGCTTCCTTTTTGGCTTTTTAAAGAGGGCAGTCTGCCGCCATTTTGGATGCGTGTTCTCGAGAATATTCCTTATGCGACGCTTGGTGCCTTGATTTTCCCTGGTGTGCTTTATATCCAGGAGAACATTTGGGTCGGACTAGTAGGCGGCTTCTCCGCTGTGGTCATCTCTTTGCTTGGCGCAAATGTAATCGTTGTTGTGCTTGGCTCAATTGCTGTCTTAGCCGGACTCTCTATGTACATGTAA
- the brnQ gene encoding branched-chain amino acid transport system II carrier protein — protein MDKKLPISAYLVIGLLLFSLFFGGGNLIFPAYLGQLSGTNMWIAVAGFLVTGVGLPLLAIIAIGISGVDNVQPLAARVHPIYGIIYTVMLYLTIGPFFALPRTGTVSYEIGIAPFIGEDNHFIKLLIYTILFFGISLWLSLNPSRILDRIGKILSPLMLLFIAVIIIMSFVNPLGSQSAPQESYDSTAFVNGFLQGYNTLDALGGLAFGILIINSVKLYGQKSKKAIFTSVLKSGVIGVGLLALVYIFVAYIGSTSVTALGLADNGAPILSGASKHYMGTLGQVFLAFTIIIACLTTSVGLTSACAAYFYKLAPKFSYKTYAIVFTLFSACVANVGLSNLITFSTPVLLFLYPITIVLIFLVLADSIFKSRQIVYICTMIPTLFMSFVEGIHGFGISLGAIDSILAAYVPFYEVSMGWLTFAVIGFTVGCIIASIKAPAEKKAEKAKILLSGETE, from the coding sequence ATGGACAAAAAACTTCCTATATCAGCATACCTAGTCATTGGGTTGTTGCTGTTTTCCTTATTCTTCGGCGGAGGAAACCTAATCTTTCCCGCTTATCTAGGACAATTATCCGGCACGAACATGTGGATAGCCGTTGCAGGCTTTCTCGTCACCGGCGTAGGTCTGCCTTTATTAGCCATCATAGCAATTGGCATTTCCGGCGTGGATAATGTCCAGCCGCTTGCAGCAAGGGTTCACCCTATCTACGGTATCATTTACACGGTCATGCTCTATTTGACCATTGGACCATTCTTTGCTTTGCCGAGGACAGGCACTGTCTCTTATGAAATTGGGATTGCCCCATTCATCGGCGAGGATAATCATTTTATTAAGTTATTAATCTATACGATTCTCTTTTTCGGTATATCCTTATGGCTGTCCTTAAATCCTTCTAGGATTTTGGATCGGATTGGTAAAATCTTATCACCGTTAATGCTGTTGTTCATCGCAGTTATTATCATCATGTCCTTCGTAAACCCGCTCGGCTCACAATCCGCTCCGCAAGAAAGCTATGATTCTACCGCATTTGTTAATGGGTTCCTGCAAGGATACAATACGCTCGATGCACTCGGTGGACTTGCATTCGGGATACTAATCATAAATTCAGTGAAATTATATGGACAGAAATCAAAGAAGGCAATCTTTACATCCGTCCTTAAATCAGGCGTTATCGGTGTTGGATTATTGGCGCTCGTCTATATATTCGTTGCTTACATCGGCTCAACATCTGTAACAGCACTTGGACTTGCTGATAATGGGGCACCTATTCTTTCAGGAGCCTCCAAGCATTACATGGGTACACTAGGCCAAGTCTTTCTTGCCTTCACTATCATTATCGCTTGCTTGACTACGAGTGTTGGGCTGACGTCAGCCTGTGCGGCTTATTTCTATAAATTAGCGCCAAAGTTCAGCTATAAAACGTATGCAATTGTTTTCACATTGTTCTCTGCATGTGTGGCCAATGTAGGGTTGTCAAACTTAATTACCTTCTCTACCCCGGTACTGCTGTTCTTGTATCCAATCACCATCGTGCTCATTTTCTTGGTACTGGCTGATTCTATCTTTAAGAGCCGCCAGATTGTCTATATTTGTACAATGATTCCGACACTCTTCATGAGCTTCGTGGAAGGGATTCATGGCTTCGGCATTTCTTTGGGAGCAATAGACAGTATTTTAGCAGCATATGTGCCATTTTATGAGGTATCTATGGGTTGGCTCACATTTGCTGTAATCGGCTTTACTGTTGGCTGTATCATTGCGAGCATAAAAGCTCCGGCTGAAAAAAAGGCTGAAAAAGCTAAAATCCTCCTTTCCGGGGAAACGGAATGA